From Flavobacteriales bacterium, the proteins below share one genomic window:
- the mqnE gene encoding aminofutalosine synthase MqnE, whose translation MTNSLFTILNSNSTLEDLKSIAQKVADNKRITIEEGIRLFDADLPFLGVLANYIRESKHQDFTYFNRNIHIEPTNICVFDCKFCSYSKLLKHKTEGWELTEEEILDKMREYKEQPITEVHIVGGVHPKMGLNYFASLIKKIKEIRPDIHVKAFTAVELDYMCRKAKVSYEEGLSILKEHGQDSLPGGGAEIFDESIREQICKDKCSSAQWLEIHETAHKLGMPSNATMLYGHIEEPKHLVDHMNRLRTLQDKTGGFNTFIPLKFRNGENQMSHIAEVSVINDLKVYAISRIFMDNFSHIKAYWPMIGRNTAQLSLSYGVNDIDGTIDDTTKIYSMAGAEEQTPTLSTQQLVELIKNVKRHPIERDTLYNVVKDYKDVEFKSEKKSY comes from the coding sequence ATGACAAACTCCTTATTTACTATACTAAATAGCAATTCCACTCTAGAAGATTTAAAAAGTATTGCTCAAAAAGTAGCTGACAACAAACGAATTACTATCGAAGAAGGTATCCGTTTATTTGATGCTGATTTACCGTTCTTAGGCGTTCTTGCAAATTATATTAGAGAATCTAAGCATCAAGACTTTACTTATTTCAACAGAAATATACATATTGAACCTACAAACATTTGTGTATTCGATTGTAAGTTTTGCTCTTATTCAAAACTGTTAAAACACAAAACAGAAGGTTGGGAACTCACTGAAGAGGAAATTCTCGATAAAATGAGAGAATACAAGGAGCAACCCATTACAGAAGTTCATATTGTAGGAGGTGTTCATCCTAAAATGGGACTAAACTATTTCGCAAGTCTCATCAAGAAAATCAAAGAAATTAGACCTGACATTCACGTTAAAGCCTTTACCGCTGTTGAACTCGATTATATGTGCAGAAAAGCCAAAGTAAGCTATGAGGAAGGCCTAAGTATCTTAAAGGAACACGGTCAAGATTCACTTCCTGGCGGTGGTGCAGAGATATTCGACGAATCTATTCGTGAACAAATCTGTAAAGACAAATGCTCTTCTGCGCAATGGTTAGAGATTCACGAAACGGCTCATAAATTAGGAATGCCGTCTAACGCCACAATGCTATATGGTCATATCGAAGAACCAAAACACCTTGTGGACCATATGAATCGCTTACGTACTTTACAAGATAAAACTGGTGGCTTCAATACGTTTATTCCATTAAAGTTTAGAAATGGAGAGAATCAAATGTCTCATATAGCTGAAGTTAGCGTAATTAATGACTTGAAAGTATATGCTATTTCAAGAATATTCATGGATAATTTTTCACACATCAAAGCCTATTGGCCTATGATCGGCAGAAATACAGCACAATTATCTCTTTCCTACGGCGTAAACGATATTGATGGTACAATAGACGATACTACCAAAATATATTCCATGGCTGGTGCTGAAGAGCAAACTCCAACACTTTCTACTCAACAGTTAGTTGAACTCATTAAAAACGTGAAAAGACACCCTATCGAAAGAGATACACTTTACAATGTTGTAAAAGACTATAAAGACGTTGAATTTAAGTCAGAGAAAAAAAGCTATTAA
- a CDS encoding RluA family pseudouridine synthase has protein sequence MIEQDSNELYEHHRVEADKGQEPLRVDKFLLNRLEGTSRNKIQQAATDGFIRVNDKAVKPNYKVKPFDIVTVMFTNPPREIELIPQDIPLNIVYEDDDVVVLNKEAGMVVHPGYGNYEGTLVNALSFHFKNLPSNNGDSTRPGLVHRIDKNTTGLMVIAKNENTMTSLSKQFFERTIDRRYNALVWGDFEEKEGSIEGNIGRSLKNRKLMTVFPEGDFGKLAKTHYKVLERFGYVSLVECKLETGRTHQIRVHFQHFKHPLFNDFEYGGDKILKGTTFTKYKQFVENCFKMIPRQSLHAKSLGFTHPKTNKWMSFESELPADMQSVIEKWRNYAKHKV, from the coding sequence ATGATTGAGCAAGATTCAAATGAATTGTATGAACATCATAGGGTAGAGGCGGATAAAGGTCAAGAGCCTCTAAGGGTTGATAAGTTTTTGCTCAACCGATTGGAAGGTACTTCACGAAATAAAATTCAACAAGCTGCTACCGACGGTTTTATAAGGGTAAATGATAAAGCTGTAAAACCAAATTATAAGGTTAAGCCTTTCGATATCGTAACAGTGATGTTTACTAACCCACCCAGAGAAATTGAACTCATTCCACAAGATATACCTCTAAATATTGTTTATGAAGATGACGATGTTGTGGTACTAAACAAAGAAGCAGGAATGGTTGTTCATCCGGGTTATGGTAATTATGAAGGAACATTAGTTAATGCTCTCTCTTTCCACTTTAAGAATTTACCATCTAATAATGGAGATTCTACTCGTCCAGGATTAGTACATCGAATTGATAAAAACACAACTGGCTTAATGGTAATCGCCAAAAATGAAAATACCATGACCTCACTTTCTAAACAGTTTTTTGAAAGAACTATAGATAGAAGGTACAACGCCTTAGTTTGGGGCGATTTTGAAGAAAAGGAAGGGAGTATTGAAGGAAATATTGGGCGAAGTCTTAAAAACCGAAAGTTAATGACAGTATTCCCTGAAGGTGACTTTGGTAAGCTTGCTAAAACCCACTATAAAGTGCTTGAAAGGTTTGGTTATGTTTCTTTAGTCGAATGTAAACTTGAGACTGGAAGGACTCATCAAATTAGAGTTCATTTTCAACACTTTAAGCATCCTTTGTTCAACGATTTTGAATATGGTGGAGATAAGATACTTAAGGGAACTACTTTTACTAAGTATAAGCAATTTGTGGAGAATTGTTTTAAGATGATTCCTAGACAGTCTTTACATGCCAAATCTTTAGGGTTTACTCATCCTAAAACTAATAAGTGGATGTCTTTTGAATCAGAACTTCCTGCAGATATGCAAAGTGTTATTGAGAAATGGCGAAATTATGCCAAACACAAAGTTTAA
- a CDS encoding T9SS type A sorting domain-containing protein translates to MIMTKSSFSLLLSILLSTILFSQERVSPLKYNSQLSTISKKSISSVQSIVTLPFFDDFSNYKGYPKVELWQDKDVFVNNTYPINPVNIGVATFDGLDSLGNPINNASETAHGDADYLTSNPIDLSAYNNVYFSFLLQSTGYGNEPENNDELSVQFLDTALVWQTVWDTVGFSLSDFTKINYTISDLAYLHSDFQFRFHNMATLSGNFDHWHIDNVLLTDDINLLNDVEDVAFIYETSQMINFYYTIPWSHFDKNRAAYMSNNMDTWIRNNYSTAQSVDYRYDIYDYNDDLIFHYPSTGPTRNDEIPALDINFSYSDDSPTAITVETSAFPPAIEDLQTNSYTIIQSIATDDNSLFQENDTLRFTQVFDNYYALDDGTAEASYGINSEQGKVAMLFNIAEQDTLKAVQLHFEKNYEDSYGIAFRIKLWSSQSGEPSTELYESQIFYPEYTGTKNGFFEYVLENPIVVSGSVFVGWEQYSENIVNIGLDRNRVNNERMYYNLGGGWQQSNCADCDGTWMIRPVFGSLSTPSNSTEFEMTSFSIFPNPAKDIVYIDNDESFKLDIYSLSGKQLLSSGFITSQTIDVSAFSKGVYILKMTTISNTTQIEKLIIQ, encoded by the coding sequence ATGATAATGACGAAGAGTAGTTTCTCACTTTTGCTTTCAATACTTTTATCGACTATTCTTTTTTCTCAGGAAAGAGTTAGTCCTTTGAAGTATAATTCTCAATTATCTACTATTTCCAAAAAATCTATCAGTTCAGTCCAATCTATTGTTACACTACCTTTCTTTGACGATTTTTCAAATTATAAAGGATACCCAAAAGTTGAACTATGGCAAGACAAAGATGTATTTGTAAATAATACTTACCCAATTAATCCTGTCAATATTGGAGTAGCTACATTTGACGGTTTAGATTCATTAGGTAACCCAATAAATAATGCATCAGAAACAGCACATGGAGATGCCGATTACTTAACATCTAATCCTATTGATTTATCAGCATATAATAATGTGTACTTTTCATTTTTGCTTCAGTCGACGGGGTATGGTAACGAGCCAGAAAATAATGATGAATTATCTGTTCAATTTTTAGATACTGCATTGGTTTGGCAAACTGTTTGGGACACAGTTGGTTTCTCTCTTTCAGATTTCACAAAAATAAATTATACCATTTCTGATTTAGCTTACCTTCATTCAGATTTTCAGTTTAGGTTTCATAATATGGCAACCCTTTCTGGTAATTTTGATCATTGGCATATCGACAATGTCTTACTAACTGATGATATAAATTTACTGAATGATGTTGAAGATGTTGCCTTTATCTATGAAACCTCACAGATGATTAATTTTTATTACACCATCCCTTGGTCTCATTTTGATAAAAATAGAGCAGCCTATATGTCCAATAATATGGATACATGGATAAGAAACAATTACAGTACAGCTCAGAGTGTAGACTATCGTTACGATATCTATGATTATAATGATGATTTAATTTTTCACTATCCTTCAACAGGTCCAACAAGAAACGATGAGATTCCTGCGCTTGATATTAATTTTTCGTATTCAGATGACTCACCAACTGCTATTACAGTAGAAACAAGTGCATTTCCGCCGGCTATTGAGGATTTACAGACTAATTCATATACAATCATTCAGTCAATAGCTACTGATGATAATAGTTTGTTTCAAGAAAACGATACGCTAAGATTCACTCAAGTTTTTGACAATTATTATGCTTTGGATGATGGTACTGCCGAAGCGTCATATGGGATTAACTCTGAACAAGGAAAGGTGGCTATGCTTTTTAATATTGCTGAGCAAGACACCTTAAAGGCTGTGCAGTTACATTTTGAAAAGAACTACGAAGACTCTTATGGGATAGCATTTCGAATTAAGTTGTGGAGCAGTCAGTCAGGAGAACCATCAACAGAATTATATGAGAGTCAAATTTTTTATCCAGAATATACAGGTACTAAGAATGGTTTCTTCGAGTATGTTTTAGAAAATCCTATTGTTGTATCAGGCTCTGTCTTTGTAGGGTGGGAACAATACTCAGAAAACATAGTTAATATTGGTCTCGATAGAAATAGAGTAAATAACGAAAGAATGTATTACAATTTAGGAGGGGGTTGGCAGCAGTCCAATTGTGCAGATTGTGATGGTACTTGGATGATTCGTCCTGTTTTTGGAAGTTTATCAACACCATCTAATAGCACTGAATTCGAAATGACTTCATTTTCTATCTTTCCAAACCCTGCTAAGGATATTGTATATATCGATAATGATGAGTCTTTTAAATTAGATATTTACAGTTTAAGTGGTAAGCAGTTGCTGAGTAGTGGTTTTATTACATCTCAGACTATTGATGTGTCAGCTTTTTCTAAAGGTGTTTATATTTTAAAAATGACTACTATATCTAATACTACACAAATTGAAAAACTTATTATTCAATGA
- a CDS encoding PASTA domain-containing protein: protein MLIFLRFYTRHDELIELPDLHSLNIYEADSILKSKSLNYIIMDSVFNMEMPPLSVIDQNPKAGSFVKENRRIYLTIISKKKKEVQLPNLVDLTLRRAISKLNSIGLSAGNLSFVPDMAKNVVLRQSVNGKEIDSGTLLTVGSKVDLVIGNGLSDVMVNLPNLNGLTKEDAEILLQMNSINLGLVLYNDNVTDSSTAVIYRQRPTASENKMINLGMNVDIYLKSPDDNDEE, encoded by the coding sequence ATGTTAATTTTTCTAAGGTTTTACACTCGCCACGATGAACTCATTGAATTGCCGGATTTACATAGTTTGAATATATATGAGGCAGATAGTATCTTAAAATCAAAATCATTGAATTATATCATAATGGATTCTGTTTTTAATATGGAAATGCCTCCTTTAAGTGTAATTGATCAAAATCCCAAAGCGGGTTCCTTTGTAAAGGAAAATAGAAGAATTTATTTGACCATTATCTCTAAGAAAAAGAAAGAGGTTCAGTTACCCAACCTAGTAGACTTAACCTTAAGAAGAGCAATTTCTAAGTTAAACTCAATAGGTTTATCTGCTGGCAACCTATCGTTTGTGCCAGATATGGCAAAGAATGTTGTTCTTAGACAGTCAGTAAATGGTAAAGAGATTGATTCTGGAACACTCTTAACAGTGGGTTCTAAAGTAGATTTAGTAATTGGCAATGGATTAAGTGATGTAATGGTAAATTTACCCAATTTGAATGGGCTTACTAAGGAGGATGCTGAAATTTTATTGCAAATGAATTCAATAAATCTTGGACTTGTGCTATATAATGATAATGTAACAGATAGTAGTACTGCAGTTATTTATCGTCAACGTCCAACGGCTTCAGAAAATAAAATGATTAACTTAGGAATGAATGTAGATATTTACCTAAAATCACCAGATGATAATGACGAAGAGTAG
- a CDS encoding D-alanine--D-alanine ligase, translated as MKAIAVVMGGYSAEKIISMKSGEVVMTFLDKSLYKPYAIVIDEKEWKMIENDTSYPVNESDFSVELNGQKVVFDGVFIAVHGPPGENGILQNYLDALNIPYTSSGAKASELSFDKGKCNDFLRQNNIPCAKSVLLKKNETIQQEIVINILSLPCFVKPNSNGSSFGISKVSRIDELVPAIEKAFIHDDNVLIESFLSGTEVTCGVHNFNSDIQTLPITEIVSENDFFDFEAKYEGKSKEITPARISEDTARKVSERAIEVYRLLKLNGIARIDFIITNGEPFVIEANTVPGLSKESIIPQQAKAMGMSLTELFNKSVDHMFKGNY; from the coding sequence ATGAAAGCTATTGCTGTAGTAATGGGCGGATATTCTGCTGAGAAAATTATTTCCATGAAAAGTGGTGAGGTAGTCATGACATTTCTAGATAAGTCATTATACAAACCTTACGCTATTGTCATAGATGAAAAAGAATGGAAAATGATTGAAAATGACACATCCTACCCAGTTAATGAATCTGATTTTTCTGTTGAATTAAATGGGCAAAAAGTTGTTTTCGATGGTGTTTTCATTGCTGTACATGGTCCTCCTGGCGAAAATGGTATTCTTCAAAATTATCTAGACGCATTAAACATACCATATACATCATCTGGTGCAAAAGCGTCAGAGTTAAGTTTTGATAAAGGCAAATGCAATGACTTTTTAAGGCAAAACAACATTCCTTGTGCCAAATCAGTTCTTTTAAAGAAAAATGAAACTATTCAGCAAGAAATTGTTATAAATATCCTAAGCTTACCCTGTTTTGTAAAACCAAATTCAAATGGAAGCAGTTTTGGAATCAGTAAAGTGTCACGTATTGATGAGCTAGTTCCTGCCATAGAAAAAGCATTTATTCATGACGATAATGTTTTGATAGAATCATTTTTATCAGGTACTGAGGTGACATGTGGAGTTCATAATTTTAATAGCGACATTCAAACCTTACCCATTACCGAAATAGTAAGTGAAAATGACTTCTTTGATTTTGAAGCCAAATACGAAGGTAAATCAAAAGAAATTACTCCAGCAAGAATAAGTGAAGATACTGCTAGAAAAGTATCTGAAAGAGCTATTGAAGTGTATAGACTTTTGAAGCTTAATGGAATAGCACGTATAGATTTCATCATAACTAATGGTGAACCCTTTGTAATAGAAGCAAATACAGTTCCTGGTTTATCCAAAGAAAGTATTATTCCTCAACAAGCTAAAGCGATGGGCATGAGCTTAACAGAGTTGTTCAACAAATCTGTTGACCATATGTTTAAAGGAAATTATTGA
- the aroQ gene encoding type II 3-dehydroquinate dehydratase, with product MNVAIVNGPNLNLLGVRQTDIYGELSFNDYFAKLSADYSTVNLTYFQSNVEGELINFLHQKGFELDAIILNAGGYTHTSVAIADAISSIKSAVIEVHISNIYAREEFRRKSLIAPFCKGNICGFGLDSYRLALESLIQ from the coding sequence ATGAATGTAGCAATTGTTAATGGTCCAAATTTAAATTTATTAGGAGTAAGGCAGACGGATATTTATGGCGAACTTTCATTTAACGATTATTTCGCAAAATTATCGGCTGATTACTCAACTGTAAATTTAACTTATTTTCAGAGTAATGTTGAAGGTGAGCTAATTAATTTTTTACACCAAAAGGGATTTGAATTAGACGCTATCATTTTAAATGCAGGAGGCTATACACATACTTCAGTGGCTATTGCCGATGCTATATCATCCATAAAGTCTGCTGTGATAGAAGTTCATATTTCGAACATTTATGCAAGAGAAGAGTTTAGAAGAAAATCTTTAATTGCTCCTTTTTGCAAGGGGAATATTTGTGGTTTTGGATTAGATAGTTACCGATTGGCTTTAGAAAGCCTAATTCAATAA